The genomic interval caatAAACAAAGTAAGAGAGAGCGACAGCGAGATAATGGACTgcagaatggatggatggatggatggatggatggatggatggatggatggatggatggatggatggatggatggatggatggatggatggatggatgtgcatGCATGGATAAATGAACAAACGCATACACTGATAATGATGCACTGAAATGTATTTTCTCTTCTGCCGTAGAATCAGATGGACAATCCCCAGATGAGCAGCACACCAACCACTCGTACACTCGGCTACCACGCAGTctgggtaagcacacacacacgcgcacgcacaaacacacacacacacacgcacacacacacacacacacacacacacacacacacacacacacacacacacacacacacacacacacacacacacacagatgcacacacacacacagatgcacacgcacgtacgtgcgggcacacacacatatacacacacagacacagacacacacacacacacacacacacacacacacacacacacacacacacacacacacacacacacacacacacacacacacacacacacacacacacacacacacacacacacctacccctaCTGGGCCCTCCTGTCTGGGGCGACCAGTCTGTCTCCAGCTCAGTGCCAGTCTTTCACACGCCTCATTTGGGACAGACATCTTtagtttctcacacacacacacacacacacacacacacacacacacacacacacacacacacacacacacacacacacacacacacacacacacacacacacacacacacacacacagactgtcgttgtcacacatgtacacacataccctCAAACACAGAGGTGAAATGAAGTATGATAGTATGTTAACATACCCCCTGAACACTACAGACTGTAGCTAATCAGACTTCACAGCACTGGCCTGATTTATAGTTTGTGTGACTGCATGTATATGTACGCACTACTGTatgccagtgtgagtgtgtgtgtgtgtgtgtgtgtgtgtgtgtgtgtgtgtgtgtgtgtgtgtgtgtctgtgtctgtgtgtgtgtttgtgtgtgtgtgtgtgtgtgtgtgtgtgtgtgtgtgtgtgtgtgtgtgtgtgtgtgtgtgtgtgtgtgtgtgtgtgtgtgtgtgtgtgtgtactgtatgtatgtgtgtgtgtgtgtgtgtgtgtgtgtgtgtgtgtgtgtgtgtgtgtgtgtgtgtgtgtgtgtgtgtgtaatgtatgcgtgtgtgcatgtgtgtgcgtgtgtgtgtatgctgcaccTCAGTAacggtaaaaacgggaaaaaattaaCAAAATGCTCACACACTCTGATTGTTCGCTCTATCttccagtgcgtgtgtgtgtgtgtgtgtgtgtgtgtgtgtgtgtgtgtgtgtgtgtgtgtgtgtgtgtttgtgtatgtatgcgtatgtgcatttgcatgtgtgtgtgattttctatgtgtgtgcgtgtatagacgtgtgtgtgcttgtatgtgtgtatgaatgcttatgtgcatgtgtgtgcgtgtgtgtgtatgctgcatcTCCGTAACGGTAAAAACggtaaaaaaataacaaaatgcTCACACACTCTGATTGTTCGCTCTATCttccagtgcgtgtgtgtgtgtgtgtgtgtctgtgtacctgtatctggtgtgtgtgtgtgtgtgtgtgtgtgtgtgtgtgtgtgtgtgtgtgtgtgtgtgtgtgtgtgtgtgtgtgtgtgtgtgtgtgtgtatagacgtgtgtgtgtatgcacgtacatacgtgcatgtgtgtgtatatgcatgtgtgtgtttgtatatactGAACCTCAGtaacggtatgtgtgtgtgtgtgtgtgtgtgtgtgtgtgtgtgtgtgtgtgtgtgtgtgtgtgtgtgtgtgtgtgtgtgtgtgtgtgtgattttgtatatgtgtgtgtgtatagaggccGTCCCGGCTCAGCAGGCTGCGTGTAAGGTGCGTACGGAGGTTGCCGAGGTAACCAGGGCGATGCTGGACCGCAGCAACGCTAACTTCCTGTTATGGCCGCCATGCGTGGAGGTGCAGCGATGCTCAGGATGCTGCAACACCAAGAGCCTAGTGTGTGTCCCcgtgctcacacacaccagatacttacaggtacacacacacacacacacacacacacacacacacacacacacacacacacacacacacacacacacacacacacacacacacacaccagatacttacaggtacacacacacacacacacacacacacacacacacacacacacacacacacacacacacacacacacacacacacacacacacacacacacacacacacacacacacacacacacacacaccagatacttacaggtacacacacaccctctctctctttctctctctctctaacacacacacaccagatacttacaggtacacacacacacacacacacacacacacacacacacacacacacacacacacacacacacacacacacacacacacacacacacacacacacacacacacacacacgacctaacAGATTCTTTTTGCACACATGATAcgttgaggtacacacacacacacacacacacacacacacacacacacacacacacacacacacacacacacacacacacacacacgcacacacgcacacacacacacacacacacacacacacacacacacacacaaacacacacacacaccagatacgtacaggtacacacatgcacacgcacacacacacacacccacacccacacccacacccacacacaacactgcCCAGCATTcagctctctatccccctctacaGGTGATGCGGATCCAGTACATCAGCAAACGGCCGCACTATGACAAGGTCGTGGTCGCCGTTAGTGACCACGTGGAGTGCCGGTGTGAGCCCGCCCCTCGACCAGCACCCGGAAAGAAAAAACACAGGTAGGGATGGCTGTCAATCATCTCTAACATGTCTGTGATTGATAGAGATAGCTGTCAATCACCGGTTGAAAACACTTGTGATTTATAAAGCCAGCTGCCAAATTTCTGTTCCACACTTGGTCTTTGGAGAGGTAGCTACCAATCATCTGTGACACACGTTGTCATTGGCAATGGAAGTATCAAGTAAACATAGTTGAGTAGAGATACCTGAATTATACTTCATTTAGAGTATCCACAAGGAAAGTAAGGAGGAagtcaaaaagaaagaaacaggccAAGGTAGAGGAACTACCAGTCATCTTTGGCACATAGGGGATTGATAGAGAAGCAATCTATGATGTTTATGTGTGGTATGTAAAGTATGTACCAGCTAACAAAGTTTGTCAAGTCATGGAATATTAGATAACCTCCCTCACAAAGCCTCATAAAAATAGGCTACTGATCTAGATAGAAGCCCGGCGTTTAGCTTATGTGGTAGCATGTCTGCCTTACCAGAGTTTGCTGTGATTGCGGTTCAAGACTGGGTCTGGACTGTGGTGGATGACCTTGGTTcacatatgttgtgtgtgtgtgtgtgtgtgtgtgtgtgtgtgtgtgtgtgtgtgtgtgtgtgtgtgtgtgtgtgtgtgtgtgtgtgtgtgtgtgtgtgtgtgtgtgtgtgtgtgtgtgtgtgtgtgtgtgtgtgcgtgtgtgtgtgttttttatcccACACAGGCATGGCTCTAAGGATCGCGCTGGTCGAGGCCCCAGTAAGGAGGATCTGCATCAGCAGGACCAGCTGAAGCACCGGCAACGCCTGCACCTGGAGGACCTGCTCAGAGGATCACCGTGGCAACAAGAGGGACCCGGGCAGCACTTCCTACTTCCTGACAGAGAGGATCATGGGAAGAGGGCGCATGGCCGTGGCAGtcgccacaacaacaacaccaccaccgccatggCCTCGGAGTCTCAGAGCATCGGAGACGGCGACAGGGACCGGGAGAGCACAAGAGGCCACCGTCACCGTCACCCGGGAGACGGCAAGATGAGGAAGGGTTACCATGGAGTTAACTCAACTGGAACCCCACAGCATCCAGCAGGGGACCGGTCAGAGGAGACAGGGGACAGTGTTAAGGGTTTAGGAGTCAAGGAAAGATGGGACAGCACTGAAGGGAAACACACAAAGCATAAGGAAGTGTGGGTTAATGAGGGAGGAGATGGGCACTACTCCTACACACCTGCTCCAGGGATGGAGGAAGCACAGCATCGCCACGACCTCAGCAAGATGGCAAAGGCCAATAAGAAGCTTGCAAATCGCCACAGCAGCGAGGAGGAAACCAATCCGGTGCTTGTGGAGCAGTTAGGGCCCGCCCACAGGCACCATGCCAACAAATCGGGAAGCGGCAATCAACATCATGAAGCGGCACAGGCCAATCACACTCATGGACAAACGTCAAGCTCTGCAGAGGTGACCAATACGAATCGAGAGAGCAAGGGCAGTCCCACGCAAATGACCAATCAGTGGACAGATCAGGGGCCGAGCCCCACGCAGCGGACCAATGGGATGCCAGAGTctgagaggaggtgggaggatgaGCGGCACTCAATAGAGGAGGAGCGCAAGGAGCTCTTTGTGCTCCACCAGAGACTGGACCAGAAGAAACAACAGCAGGATGAACGAGAGGAggacatgaagaagaagaagaaagaagaggaggaggaggaggaggaggagagggaggaggacctCATTAAACAACAGCAGGAGGAGCAGCATCAAACAACCACTAAGAGGACaggtgagggcacacacacacacacacacactcacacacacacacacacacacacacacacacacacacacacacacacacacacacacacacacacacacacacacacacactcacacacacacacacacagcctctacaACGTTTTGCTACGGCTTCCTGATTGAACGACTTGTTTAGCATTTTGGCATCTTGCTACAGATTATGTTGTCACCTTGTCATCTTAGATGCCGCCCTACCTCAGACAGACACAACCGTCACCATGGCAACTTCAGAAACAACAACACCAAggacatcatcatcctcatcatcatcaacaacagctCATCGGCCCCGGGCCCCAGTCAGGCCAGCCCCtcgaccccacccccaccctcaccctaaCCACCAGCGCAGGAAGAAGAACAGGCTACGGAATCGCATCAGCAAGGCAGCTATGAGAGCCATGCTACTCTAGACGCCACACACTATAAAGGCAACACTGGTAAGGACCCTGATACTGTTGACACACACATTATGGAAAGGGGGTGACCTAACAGGTCCACTGTCGAGAGTTAAAAACATCTTATTCAGAAATATAGCTGAACAAATCAGCCAGAAGAGCAAGCGAAATCCAATTGCTGAAAAATAAACTCATGACTTTTTGTCTAATGTTGAGTGTTGTCCATAGTCAAGGTTTATTATTCAATGTAACATGTCTATAGGTTAAgatgcatttctttgtgtcttGCAGGATGCTGTGGATTGCAGCGATTGGAGgtgagctgtgtcgtgctgtgTTTTTATTGGAGGATAGCCGTGCTGTGCCTTGCTCTCATTGGACGAAAGCTTTGATGATCGCACTGCCATTGGAGGACAGCCTTAGAACTTCCATGTTGATGTCGTCCGGTTGTGTTCATGTGACTTTTCCTGAAGCCACGACCATTAGCACTAACCCCataaccagagaatcgtatatgagagagagataaatcaggcgggttcttttccggtatccactttacgtcgggtgaacgcccctttaggagaccttcgattaggagaccttcggagtcttgaggttgagaatgaattgagtccccttagcactgtagatggtggtagcgcacgtcttgtgcaaacaccacgaaaagagacgaagaagggacaatgcccccttaggagaccgaattttgagcacactcctttgcattggatgggcgggttttaacatatctttctctcttagacGATATTTGCCATAACCTCACACAAtcacaaaagaaaaaaactacatTTCCCATGATCCTCCAGGCCACACACCACTACTCACCACTGTCTATTGTATGTCACTGCCCTGAGAAGCAATGTGCCAATATAGATAAAGCCACAAATCGCATAGTCCTTCACTCAGTCCCCTAGACACAACACCTTTCGGTGTATGGCATTCACCCTTTCAGTTGCACTGTTTTTACCAGCCAAAGAAGACTAGACTTTTGATGAGACTTTCACAAAGATGCAGGACAGACACAAGAACAGCAACTCCACGAAGTGAAGTGTCCTTCATGCAACTGACACACAGGAGTGTCTGTGGCTTTACTGTTTTGTTTTCCGGCATTGACTCTGGCAAAGGAAGCAAGCAAGAAAAAAATCTGTAGTCACCTCATGTTCAACCACTGCAGCGGTTTACAACATTGTGCTCCAGCGTTCTTTTTGAGTGGCCGAAATGTGAAACATTCTGCAACATTCTGCAACATTCTGCAATGCTTTGCATGTCTTGAACTTGGGGTCTATCAATAAGGGATAATGGGTGGGGAATGGACTGATCAGCCAATGGCTGGAGGGCAAGGGTGAGTACTGGACTGCACAGCTGTCAGGGAGGAGGAGCAGTGGCATTTCCTGTTGTGTTCTTTGTCCAATTGGAGTGTCTCCACTTGTTGCGTAAGCAGCCGCATTCTGTGAGGCGTACACTCATGACACAACGATAGTGCACACGTTAAAAAAAAGTTACGTTTAAGGCAATTGGACATTCCCAACTCTAAAAACAAGTTGACTGGCTCAAAATTAAAATACAGGAGGgagaacagatgcaaaatggAAAATGGAGAGTGGTAAGCCACAAACGGGTGAGTGGTGGTTAACCAATCATCCGACTAAGATGTACGTATACATGTCAACATAGCTCCGCTAAGAATCGCATTATCATGGAAAGCATAGTCCGATTTCTCAAACTCCAGTTCGTTTGGATTTCAGCTTGACCAAGGTGTCTACATGAGTTTGGAGTTAAAACTCCAACTTTAGCCAGACTGAGCCCATAATTTGAATTTCTCTTAGTGCATGTATACCTACTGACTTACATGCGGTTTTATTGGATGCACTATGTCATCAGACAGCATGGACTCTTGGGATACTAGAGGCATGATGTGGCAGACCAGACATGAGCTGTGGATGACTCATCTGTGATACATTTGTGGCCATACCTCGGATGGATTGGTTGAGACTTTTCGAAGTTgagatgtgcttgtgtgtgcaatgtaatgtgtatgtTTGGTGGTACTGCAGACTGAACTGAGAAAGGGAATAAGTAAAACTAAGATTAACACTAACATGAAGATAAAAGTAAACTACTCACCCCTAATCTGAACGTTGTATGTAAAGCTGTTTTCatttgtattttttgttgttatttaagTGAATCACTGGAAGCCTCACCAAAGAAATGTACAATACAAAGGCACACACCCGACagccacagtacacacacacacacacacgcacacgcacacacaaacacacacacacacacacacacacacacacacaccactagactCAACAATAAGCACGACACACAGCTAAAGATTCAGCACTAGATAAGACACGCAGCAATAAAAAACACCACAGCATCTTCCAGTGCCATGAGGGCAAAGCCAGCTTCAGGTTGATGAGAGACAACCCCTACAGCTGCCAACTGGTCCTGTGGACCTTCaaaactgttgtttttttgtcctgAAGCGACAACTTCATGATTGTTCGTAATTGTGTAAGAGTGGTCAAACAattgttacactgaccaaaaagtgaaatttttgagtgggaccaaatgctaTCGGTAttggagttaatttcaactctttaagagcTGTTCAAAACAAACCACTCATAAGTGTTACGTCCTGAAGTACAAAATAGCAAGGGACAGGTATCCTGGTAAACTAAACAAACCTGGGTTGCGTTTCCTGACAGTGTTGTTGTTGACTAAGTTAGCAACCtactttgcaatgcaattcctgTTTGgataccaagtaagttgctaactggttggcAGGAGAAATGGGGTCCTGCATAGCAGCAGAAAGTATTTTTGCTTCGCGACTTGGTCTGGCACCATAATACAGATCATTCACAAGGACACAAAATCGGTCCTGTAATTACAACGGCTCTATCTGTGTAACAAGCTTTTTTTCGGTTTGAATCTGTGTATCAAGGTTGTTGGCTTGAGTACGCACTctcaaaattcttttttcccTTGATTTCATGGCAGGATTTCGTTACATGGAAGGGTTACATTAGAGAATCTGATTGAGGCAATGGTCGAAatgtaatcctgccatggaataaaaaatcCAGAAAAGAAGGGACTTTTGAGTGTGTAGACTCCTAAATCTTCAGTCAACCTCTGTCTTGCACCTTTTCCTGGCATGTGCACAATTCTCACCCTCAATTGTTGTGGAGGGCTTAGCACGGTAACAGCTTTGCCAATGGAGCAGGGGCAAACTAAACTTGTCAGGTTTGCCAGGGTGCACTAGCCAGGCTAAGGAAGGGGTGCACTAGCCAGTCTAGAGTAAGCCAAATCTCCTTGTCAGTATTTGTATTGCGTGGTATACCCACACTGGTGCTAATGGTGTTTATTTAATAATTCTTTCCTCATCACATACACTACATACTTATGCATTTCCATGTGtttctatctgtgtttgtgtgtgactgatgtGCACTAAATGTGTCCCTGCTGTTTTATATAAAATGTCCATTAAAATACAGACCTCCTCAACCATCTGTCAGCGTTATGTCGTAGTTGTGTTAACTTAAAGGcactatactgtacagtaaggcccgaccgatatgtttttttcagggccgataccgataccaatatatagggaaatgggaggccgataaccgatatgtgcaaccgatatatagaattattgttcataataaaatgtaatgaaatataaattattattattacacacatatattttgttataataatgaactctcatggactcaaagtggggagagcagaatagaagatgcattcagaacgaaacggctgcaaaattggttgtgaaagttatacaaacttatcggtggaaatgtattgaaagtatggccgataccgatatcgcaaaaatgctaaatatcggtccgatatatcggtcgggccttactgtacagtatgtgatagTTGTGCCATTGTTTTTGAAATGTGATGCAGACATTAACTCTGGCCACCAAGAGTGTGATGAAATAATTGTATTGTGTATCATGTCATAGTAAAGCATGTATGCATAGCATTGCAGAGATCTCCTTcagacttaaaggtacactgtaagaatgttagttgtttatttccagaatccatgctacccattcactaatgtcactaatacttaccaccaaattcaaagtattctttatgactggaaaaatttcactttttatacatgaaaacagGGATCTtcaccagaaatagccatttttagctgcaaaaattactctacttggcccatactagaaaatattagtgtattacttcgtaaactttcatgaaaagatctaattttgcagtaggcaacccagtttcaatgagcagcatagttgcagtatcattttgaccatttcctgcacagtgtacctttaactagaCAAGACCAGGTTAGACTTCAATATAGCACAAATATTGTGGATTGTCTAGTAGTGCCTTTAATATTGTGTTGATGATGGGATTAAGTTCAGCATTCCCATTAAAGTGAATGAAATAATCAACCAAACATAACGGGCAATGCGTCTACAGTCTGCAATGGAAAGTTCAAGTCCCTTTAATTaaacgtttatgtgtgtgtgtgtgtgtgtgtgtgtgtgtgtgtgtgtgtgtgtgtgtgtgtgtgtgtgtgtgtgtgtgtgtgtgtgtgtgtgtgtgtgtgtgtgtgtgtgtgtgtgtgcgtgcgcgcgcttgtgagtgtgtgtgtatgtaagttccGTGACTGCTCTGTGTGGGGGAAACACCACAATAAGGCCCTCCGTATAATTATAGAAATTAGAATGCTGCATCTACACGGTTTTATTTCACTActaggtctgtgtgtgcgtgtgtgtgcatgcatgtatgtctctctgtgtgttttaatTATAGAAATTGGACATGCTTCATTTTACAtgtgattcttttttttctgtctgtactAGACCTCCTACAGGGTTACAAGATAGTGTTGCTGTCTGGAACCTTTacatacacacaaccagacaAACACTTATAAACATGTtccgtgtcacacacacacacacacacacacacacacacacacacacacacacacacacacacacacacacacacacacacacacacacacacacacacacacacacacacacacacacacatacactatctctctctctatctctctctctctctctctctctctctctctctctctctctctcacacacacacacacactcacactagacaGACTGCCTCTCCACAACCCCCTTAAAATCTTCAGAGAGAATAGTGTGATTTAAGATTAAAGTTCTCCCATATGAAAGGCATGAGATTACAGAGgggcactcactcacactcacacacacacacacacacacacacacacacacacacacacacacacacacacacacacacacacacacacacacacacacacacacacacacacacacacaaacacacgtttgcTGAATTCCTGGTTTTTCCCTT from Engraulis encrasicolus isolate BLACKSEA-1 chromosome 17, IST_EnEncr_1.0, whole genome shotgun sequence carries:
- the pdgfbb gene encoding filaggrin, whose amino-acid sequence is MSAWLLLLLLPACVRLGTAEGDVLPAALVELVRSSPISSIEDLHLLLFSDSVESDGQSPDEQHTNHSYTRLPRSLEAVPAQQAACKVRTEVAEVTRAMLDRSNANFLLWPPCVEVQRCSGCCNTKSLVCVPVLTHTRYLQVMRIQYISKRPHYDKVVVAVSDHVECRCEPAPRPAPGKKKHRHGSKDRAGRGPSKEDLHQQDQLKHRQRLHLEDLLRGSPWQQEGPGQHFLLPDREDHGKRAHGRGSRHNNNTTTAMASESQSIGDGDRDRESTRGHRHRHPGDGKMRKGYHGVNSTGTPQHPAGDRSEETGDSVKGLGVKERWDSTEGKHTKHKEVWVNEGGDGHYSYTPAPGMEEAQHRHDLSKMAKANKKLANRHSSEEETNPVLVEQLGPAHRHHANKSGSGNQHHEAAQANHTHGQTSSSAEVTNTNRESKGSPTQMTNQWTDQGPSPTQRTNGMPESERRWEDERHSIEEERKELFVLHQRLDQKKQQQDEREEDMKKKKKEEEEEEEEEREEDLIKQQQEEQHQTTTKRTDAALPQTDTTVTMATSETTTPRTSSSSSSSTTAHRPRAPVRPAPRPHPHPHPNHQRRKKNRLRNRISKAAMRAMLL